In Trichocoleus desertorum NBK24, the following are encoded in one genomic region:
- a CDS encoding helix-turn-helix transcriptional regulator has protein sequence MKLMQPVPQEVMQQIAEYFSILSEPMRLRILNLLRDGEKCVQDLVEATDTSQANVSKHLKVMLQAGILSRRTEGTSAYYSIEDDLIFELCNLVCDRLATRIEQQAHYFRSFGLAEQSISVSTPER, from the coding sequence ATGAAGTTAATGCAGCCCGTACCGCAAGAAGTGATGCAGCAAATTGCTGAGTACTTCAGTATCTTAAGTGAGCCAATGCGTCTGCGAATCTTGAATTTGTTACGCGATGGTGAGAAATGCGTACAAGATTTGGTCGAGGCTACGGACACCAGTCAAGCTAATGTTTCTAAGCACCTAAAGGTGATGCTGCAAGCAGGGATCTTGAGCCGACGGACTGAGGGAACTTCGGCCTACTACAGCATCGAAGATGACCTGATTTTTGAGCTTTGCAACTTGGTTTGCGATCGCCTCGCCACCCGGATTGAACAGCAAGCTCACTACTTTCGTAGCTTTGGTCTGGCGGAACAGTCCATCAGCGTCAGCACCCCAGAACGTTAG
- a CDS encoding DUF2993 domain-containing protein, producing the protein MEFLTIFLSSLIALVSPAGLVIDRVAENAVRSQFKSVEQLQIRVDNAPSYQIVQGKAEKVRIAGRGLFPLPEVRIAALEVETDPIDINPRGGGKGLKLERPLQAGVHLVLTQADINRALSSPTVTKRLRDLGASALDDSEAQQVQRYDFLNPQVELLANNRIRAKAELQEQGQSDRLQITVESGLAVVAGRRLQLVEPRISVNGEAVPQEILDPIARGVTERFDLDQLAGPEITARLLQLKVVPEQQINIVAFVRAETPPDSPATPSN; encoded by the coding sequence ATGGAATTTCTCACCATTTTTCTGTCGAGCCTGATTGCTTTGGTTTCACCCGCAGGCTTAGTGATCGATCGCGTGGCTGAAAATGCGGTGCGATCGCAATTTAAGTCGGTGGAGCAGTTACAAATCCGAGTCGATAACGCACCGAGCTACCAAATTGTCCAGGGTAAGGCAGAAAAGGTGAGGATTGCAGGTCGAGGCTTGTTTCCATTACCCGAAGTTCGGATTGCTGCTTTAGAAGTAGAAACCGATCCGATTGACATCAATCCTCGCGGTGGGGGCAAAGGTCTGAAGCTCGAGCGCCCGTTGCAAGCAGGGGTACATCTGGTTTTGACCCAAGCGGATATCAATCGGGCCCTCAGTTCCCCTACAGTGACCAAACGTTTGCGGGATTTAGGAGCTAGCGCTCTGGATGACTCGGAAGCTCAGCAGGTGCAACGCTACGATTTTCTTAATCCTCAAGTGGAGCTGCTGGCAAACAACCGGATTCGGGCCAAGGCAGAGCTGCAAGAACAGGGACAAAGCGATCGCTTGCAGATTACGGTTGAGTCGGGTCTAGCAGTTGTGGCGGGGAGGCGTTTGCAATTGGTAGAGCCGCGCATTAGCGTGAATGGGGAAGCAGTACCCCAAGAAATCTTAGATCCGATTGCCAGGGGAGTGACGGAGCGGTTTGACCTTGACCAATTAGCGGGGCCAGAAATAACGGCACGGCTTCTACAATTGAAGGTAGTCCCAGAGCAACAGATCAATATTGTTGCTTTTGTCCGTGCTGAAACGCCTCCAGATTCCCCTGCCACCCCATCAAACTAG
- the proS gene encoding proline--tRNA ligase: protein MRLSQMLFVTLREDPAEAEIPSHKLLLRAGYIRRIGSGIYAYLPLMWRVLQKVSQIVREEMNATGAQECLLPQLQPAELWQESGRWDTYTKAEGIMFSLVDRQEREMGLGPTHEEVITTVAREMIRSYRQLPTHLYQIQTKFRDEIRPRFGLMRGREFIMKDGYSFHATEDSLKETYQAMHQAYSNMFRRCGLAFRSVEADSGAIGGSGSNEFMILAEAGEDEVLYTEDGKYAANVEKAVSLPADAEPSSFTAYEKRETPGTDTIEKLCQFLKCSPTQIAKNVLYQAVYDNGTTALVLISIRGDQEVNEVKLQNELVRQAGQFGAKTVIALTVPDATAQAKWAAQPLPLGYIAPDIADTYIQSAKNIAPKFLRLVDPTVAELKNFVTGANESGYHVVGANWGDQFQLPKLVVDLRKAKLGDRAVHDPSQTLQSARGIEAGHIFQLGTKYSKAMGATYTNEQGEEAPLIMGCYGVGVSRVAQAAVEQSYDKDGIIWPVAIAPYQAIVVIPNVNDAEQVKAAETLYSELNQAGIDTLLDDRNERAGVKFKDADLIGIPYRIVTGKSLKDGKVEVVQRATKTVQELPLTEVVSTIQQWVNAACS, encoded by the coding sequence ATGCGCCTGTCTCAAATGCTCTTTGTCACACTGCGGGAAGATCCGGCGGAAGCGGAAATCCCCAGTCATAAATTGTTGTTGCGGGCAGGATATATCCGGCGGATTGGCAGCGGAATCTATGCCTATTTGCCGCTGATGTGGCGAGTGCTGCAAAAAGTCTCCCAAATTGTGCGCGAAGAAATGAACGCGACGGGAGCACAGGAATGCTTATTGCCGCAGTTGCAACCTGCTGAGTTATGGCAAGAATCGGGGCGCTGGGATACCTACACCAAGGCCGAAGGCATTATGTTTTCGTTGGTCGATCGCCAAGAGCGGGAAATGGGACTCGGCCCCACCCACGAAGAGGTGATCACCACAGTCGCACGGGAGATGATTCGCTCCTATCGGCAACTGCCCACTCACCTCTATCAAATTCAGACCAAGTTCCGGGATGAAATTCGGCCTCGCTTCGGCTTGATGCGGGGACGCGAGTTCATTATGAAGGATGGCTACTCTTTCCATGCCACAGAAGACAGCCTGAAAGAAACCTATCAAGCCATGCACCAGGCTTATAGCAATATGTTCCGGCGCTGTGGGTTGGCTTTTCGCTCTGTAGAAGCAGACTCTGGCGCGATCGGGGGTTCTGGCTCCAATGAGTTTATGATTCTGGCGGAAGCGGGCGAAGACGAAGTGCTCTACACCGAAGACGGCAAGTACGCCGCCAACGTGGAGAAAGCGGTTTCTCTACCTGCCGATGCTGAACCTTCCTCGTTTACAGCCTACGAGAAGCGTGAAACTCCGGGGACTGACACGATCGAAAAACTCTGCCAATTTCTTAAGTGCTCCCCCACCCAGATTGCCAAGAACGTTCTTTACCAAGCGGTTTATGACAATGGCACGACTGCTCTAGTCCTGATTAGCATTCGTGGTGACCAGGAAGTCAACGAAGTTAAACTGCAAAACGAATTGGTGAGACAGGCAGGGCAGTTCGGAGCCAAAACTGTAATCGCGCTCACGGTTCCAGACGCGACGGCTCAAGCCAAGTGGGCGGCTCAACCATTACCTCTGGGTTACATTGCTCCTGATATTGCCGATACTTACATCCAATCTGCAAAGAACATAGCACCCAAATTCCTGCGGTTGGTCGATCCGACCGTGGCGGAGCTGAAGAACTTTGTCACCGGAGCCAACGAATCTGGTTATCACGTTGTAGGGGCAAATTGGGGCGATCAGTTCCAGTTGCCCAAACTAGTGGTCGATTTGCGGAAAGCCAAACTCGGCGATCGCGCAGTCCACGACCCTAGCCAAACGTTGCAAAGTGCTCGTGGCATTGAGGCGGGGCATATCTTCCAACTTGGCACCAAGTATTCCAAGGCGATGGGAGCGACGTATACCAATGAGCAAGGCGAAGAAGCACCGTTGATCATGGGGTGCTATGGTGTGGGCGTTTCTCGTGTGGCCCAAGCTGCGGTTGAGCAATCCTACGACAAAGATGGCATCATCTGGCCTGTGGCGATCGCCCCTTACCAAGCGATCGTAGTAATTCCCAATGTGAATGATGCTGAGCAAGTGAAAGCGGCTGAAACGCTGTACTCCGAGTTGAACCAAGCAGGAATTGACACCTTGCTAGATGACCGGAATGAGCGGGCGGGGGTCAAATTCAAAGATGCCGACTTGATTGGCATTCCTTACCGCATCGTCACGGGCAAGTCGCTGAAAGACGGCAAAGTGGAAGTAGTGCAGCGGGCCACCAAAACAGTTCAGGAACTTCCCCTCACCGAGGTTGTGTCTACGATTCAGCAGTGGGTGAACGCCGCCTGCTCCTAA
- a CDS encoding GerMN domain-containing protein, producing the protein MEDQSRTRRISVGLMAGLSALIMAAGGGAAWLAWQSSPPDLGSRVPNATNSTDSSTTKPPQTQATKPSQSELARPYWLQDTGKGLELVPNQIALQPDLQPEAALQAAFAQLLSGPKAGEAAIATTIPQGTKLRSLTVKPDGIHVDLSEEFTAGGGSASMTGRVAQVLYTATSLQPDAKVWLSVDGEPLEALGGEGLLLDQPFTRQSFARDFSL; encoded by the coding sequence ATGGAAGACCAATCTCGGACCCGTCGGATTTCTGTCGGTCTCATGGCAGGTTTGTCCGCCTTAATCATGGCCGCTGGGGGAGGAGCCGCTTGGTTAGCATGGCAGTCGTCTCCGCCTGACTTAGGCAGTCGCGTCCCTAATGCCACTAATTCGACAGATTCTTCTACTACCAAACCGCCACAGACCCAAGCTACAAAGCCTTCTCAATCAGAATTGGCTCGTCCTTACTGGCTCCAAGACACAGGCAAAGGGCTAGAACTAGTACCCAATCAGATCGCTCTACAGCCTGACTTGCAGCCAGAAGCAGCCCTTCAAGCCGCCTTTGCTCAATTACTGAGCGGGCCAAAGGCAGGAGAAGCCGCGATCGCCACAACCATTCCTCAAGGCACGAAACTTCGCAGCCTAACCGTCAAGCCAGATGGTATTCATGTTGATCTCTCCGAGGAGTTTACGGCGGGGGGTGGCAGCGCTTCTATGACAGGCCGAGTTGCTCAAGTTCTTTACACAGCCACAAGCCTACAGCCTGATGCTAAAGTTTGGCTCTCCGTCGATGGCGAACCTCTAGAAGCGCTGGGGGGTGAAGGCTTACTTCTCGATCAACCCTTTACTCGCCAAAGCTTTGCGAGAGACTTTTCGCTGTAG
- a CDS encoding phosphate/phosphite/phosphonate ABC transporter substrate-binding protein, with the protein MRATSSLLDRSSCRTSMRYFLMLVVMLLMGSCGSVSDRPAPSPSNLPATSNREFKEFNVIDVAVIPALSPKEQEKQLESLKEYLEKSLGYPIYFQVTQNYEQAVELLVQEKVEVAYLGPLTYVQAQQQNPQIEPIVAPIEKNTGRPWYTSVIIANTAKGIQSLSDLQGKRFAFVSRSSTSGYLVPLAHLREIGLNPDQDFAAVKYSGSHDQAEADLEAGVVDAIADSKPSLLKSQKAGKLDPKQYQVIWESDPIPMSPVVVSKKLDPEIVSSLKKALINAPEGLADITGAESAGYTLVEDADYEPIRQLQKSLKVDSGPRQ; encoded by the coding sequence ATGCGAGCTACCTCTTCTCTGCTCGATCGTTCTAGCTGCCGCACTTCAATGCGCTATTTTCTGATGCTGGTGGTGATGCTGCTGATGGGAAGCTGTGGATCTGTCAGCGATCGCCCTGCTCCGTCACCCTCCAATCTGCCTGCAACCAGCAATCGAGAATTCAAAGAATTCAACGTCATTGATGTCGCTGTCATTCCCGCGCTCAGTCCTAAAGAACAAGAAAAGCAACTGGAATCTCTTAAAGAGTATCTAGAAAAATCACTGGGGTATCCCATTTATTTCCAGGTGACTCAGAACTATGAGCAAGCAGTCGAGCTACTAGTACAGGAAAAGGTGGAAGTTGCTTATTTAGGGCCTCTAACCTATGTGCAGGCACAGCAGCAAAATCCTCAAATTGAGCCAATTGTCGCTCCCATCGAGAAAAACACAGGCCGCCCTTGGTATACCAGCGTCATCATTGCCAATACTGCTAAGGGAATTCAAAGCTTAAGTGACCTGCAAGGCAAGCGCTTTGCCTTTGTCAGTCGCTCCTCTACTTCTGGTTACTTAGTGCCCCTGGCCCACTTGCGAGAAATTGGTCTCAATCCAGACCAAGACTTTGCTGCGGTTAAATATTCTGGTAGTCATGACCAAGCAGAGGCCGATTTGGAGGCAGGTGTCGTAGATGCGATCGCAGATAGCAAACCCTCTTTACTCAAGAGCCAAAAGGCTGGCAAACTTGACCCTAAACAGTACCAGGTTATTTGGGAATCAGACCCCATTCCGATGTCGCCCGTGGTTGTTTCCAAAAAACTGGACCCCGAAATTGTCTCCAGTCTGAAGAAAGCCCTGATCAATGCCCCAGAAGGACTAGCGGATATTACAGGGGCTGAGTCTGCGGGCTACACGTTAGTTGAAGATGCTGATTATGAGCCAATTCGGCAATTGCAAAAGAGCTTGAAGGTCGATTCTGGTCCCAGACAATGA
- a CDS encoding ATP-binding protein: MKIWQKFIGSSLVAAGLVATLMSGSAFLIRQADRSVQMSREKTIQARTVSLELQLALREQLLALKNFLLIDRNAIAMTDYQKAMSNFLISLEELERVMPGASEIPVVRRRHQFLVRLADNLADTPTNDALTEQDLRAIDSFGKDIDFYLAALTETAQKQDALAQQAAQQFKRQAQTFTYVLSGLIVLVFISQFLLILLPVIRSIHQLQLGAATIGAGNLDHRLQISTRDEIEALAQEFNQMAAQLAEFYRSLEQKVAERTAELVQVNQSLESEISDRKQAETALRQSEERERERAQQLEQTLQELQKTQAQLVQTEKMSSLGQLVAGVAHEINNPVNFIYGNLEYTHAYVEDLLGLVHRYQQHSGQPHPEIQQYTEAIDLEFLEIDLPKMLASMKVGAERIRQIVLSLRNFSRLDESDMKRVNIHEGIDSTLLILQHRLKAKPDHPEIQVIKEYGQLPLVECYTGQLNQVFMNILSNAIDALDQFNQTRAIAEIQSAPSQIRIQTKALASDRVAIRIADNGSGMTDEVKQRLFDPFFTTKPVGKGTGLGLSISHQIVVQKHGGKLYCESQPQQGTEFWIEIPVQPIGSPLDSLLTSPSAAVPNLTI, translated from the coding sequence ATGAAGATTTGGCAGAAGTTTATTGGCTCGTCTTTGGTTGCGGCTGGATTGGTGGCTACCTTGATGAGTGGCAGCGCTTTCTTGATCAGGCAGGCCGATCGCTCCGTACAAATGAGTCGGGAAAAAACGATTCAAGCCCGGACAGTTTCCCTGGAATTGCAACTTGCCTTGCGCGAGCAGCTACTGGCGCTGAAGAATTTTTTGCTGATCGATCGAAATGCGATCGCGATGACCGATTACCAAAAAGCAATGTCTAATTTTCTAATCAGTTTGGAAGAATTAGAGCGCGTGATGCCAGGAGCCTCAGAAATTCCTGTGGTGCGTCGTCGGCATCAATTCTTAGTGCGATTGGCTGATAACTTGGCCGATACGCCAACTAATGACGCCCTGACTGAGCAGGACTTACGAGCCATTGATTCTTTTGGCAAGGATATCGACTTTTACCTAGCAGCTTTAACTGAAACGGCGCAGAAGCAAGATGCCCTAGCTCAGCAAGCGGCCCAGCAATTTAAGCGCCAAGCCCAAACTTTTACTTATGTTCTAAGTGGGCTGATTGTGTTGGTATTTATTAGTCAGTTCTTGCTGATTTTGCTGCCAGTCATTCGCTCCATCCACCAGCTACAATTGGGCGCGGCGACCATTGGGGCTGGCAATTTAGATCACCGCTTGCAAATATCGACTAGGGACGAAATTGAGGCATTGGCCCAAGAGTTTAATCAGATGGCAGCTCAGTTAGCTGAGTTTTATCGCTCTTTAGAGCAGAAGGTGGCCGAACGAACCGCAGAATTAGTGCAAGTGAATCAAAGCTTAGAGAGTGAGATTAGCGATCGCAAGCAGGCCGAAACCGCGTTACGCCAATCAGAGGAGCGAGAGCGGGAGCGTGCCCAGCAGCTAGAGCAAACTCTTCAGGAGTTGCAAAAAACTCAAGCTCAGCTAGTCCAAACCGAAAAAATGTCCAGCTTGGGGCAACTAGTTGCGGGAGTGGCCCACGAGATCAACAACCCAGTGAATTTCATCTACGGCAACTTGGAGTACACCCATGCGTATGTAGAAGATTTGCTAGGGCTGGTTCATCGCTACCAGCAACACTCCGGTCAGCCTCATCCTGAAATCCAGCAATACACAGAGGCGATCGATCTAGAGTTTCTCGAAATTGATCTGCCCAAGATGCTGGCTTCCATGAAGGTTGGGGCTGAGCGGATTCGGCAAATTGTGCTTTCCTTGCGGAACTTCTCGCGCCTTGACGAATCTGACATGAAGCGGGTCAACATTCACGAAGGGATCGATAGTACGCTGTTGATTTTGCAACATCGGCTCAAAGCCAAGCCAGACCACCCTGAAATTCAGGTAATCAAAGAGTATGGTCAGTTGCCTCTGGTGGAGTGCTACACCGGACAACTCAACCAAGTCTTTATGAATATTCTCAGCAACGCCATTGATGCCCTCGACCAATTCAATCAGACGCGCGCGATCGCGGAGATTCAAAGTGCTCCCAGCCAAATTCGGATTCAGACCAAAGCGCTAGCATCCGATCGAGTAGCGATCCGCATTGCCGATAATGGCTCTGGCATGACGGATGAAGTGAAGCAGCGGCTATTTGATCCCTTCTTCACGACCAAACCCGTAGGCAAAGGGACCGGATTGGGGCTATCTATTAGCCACCAAATTGTGGTGCAGAAGCATGGAGGCAAACT
- a CDS encoding ATP-binding protein → MNNAALNCAASQLLHLELLSVLSFGTGFDLDQLNTTRAINAAVVNVSGRQRMLSQRTALFVMQLVCSQDEEERDKLRSVLLEAIALMEQSHQGLLKGDTNLKLPGCLSPTLQAMYFEPPLNLDWQVRNYISQLRAIATAPAAELTLENPNLQAILTAASTRLLESLDAVVSQYQQESEAEQLALDLAHAELFEQREAATAAAQQQAQQLETMLVELQQTQAQLIQTEKMSSLGQLVAGVAHEINNPVNFIYGNLAHVSEYAHNLLNLSALYQKYHPQPELEIQQQLKATDLEFLIQDLPKILSSMAVGTARIREIVLSLRNFSRQDEARMRRVDIHDGLDSTLLILQNRLKPTGSFPGIQLIKEYGDLPLVECHLGQINQVFMNLLSNAIDALRSSDRITQKHLTESCPIPSITIRTQVHHSDTITVCIADNGPGISAEVQARLFEPFFTTKPVGKGTGIGLSISQQIVTETHQGALWCVSELGQGAEFWLKLPIHSSTTVHS, encoded by the coding sequence ATGAATAACGCAGCTCTGAATTGTGCCGCCTCTCAGTTACTTCATTTGGAGTTGTTGTCTGTGCTCAGTTTCGGCACTGGTTTCGATCTAGATCAGCTCAATACAACGCGAGCGATTAATGCAGCAGTTGTAAATGTCAGCGGTCGCCAACGCATGCTCTCTCAGCGCACTGCTTTGTTTGTCATGCAACTGGTATGCAGTCAGGATGAGGAGGAGCGGGACAAGCTACGGTCTGTTTTGCTAGAAGCGATCGCCTTGATGGAACAGTCTCATCAAGGATTGCTGAAAGGCGATACCAACTTGAAACTACCCGGTTGTTTGTCTCCGACTTTGCAAGCAATGTACTTTGAGCCACCCCTGAACTTGGATTGGCAAGTGCGGAACTACATCTCTCAGCTCCGGGCGATCGCCACAGCCCCAGCAGCAGAACTAACTCTAGAAAATCCAAATTTGCAGGCAATTCTCACGGCTGCTTCCACAAGACTCCTAGAATCTCTAGATGCGGTGGTCAGCCAATATCAACAAGAGAGTGAAGCCGAACAACTGGCGCTTGATCTCGCTCACGCAGAACTGTTTGAGCAGCGAGAAGCAGCCACCGCAGCCGCGCAACAACAAGCGCAACAATTAGAAACCATGTTAGTGGAGCTACAGCAAACTCAGGCGCAACTGATTCAAACCGAAAAAATGTCTAGTTTGGGTCAATTAGTAGCGGGGGTTGCTCACGAAATCAACAATCCTGTCAATTTCATTTACGGTAATTTAGCCCATGTCAGCGAGTACGCCCACAACTTACTCAATCTCTCGGCTCTTTACCAAAAGTATCACCCCCAACCTGAATTAGAGATTCAGCAACAGCTCAAAGCGACTGACCTGGAGTTTTTAATCCAAGATTTACCGAAGATTTTGTCTTCGATGGCTGTGGGGACGGCTCGGATTCGAGAAATTGTCTTATCGCTGCGCAACTTCTCTCGGCAAGATGAAGCCCGGATGCGCCGAGTGGATATTCATGACGGTCTCGACAGCACTTTACTAATCTTGCAAAATCGGCTGAAACCGACTGGCAGCTTTCCAGGCATCCAGTTGATTAAAGAGTATGGTGACTTGCCCCTTGTAGAGTGTCATTTAGGGCAGATTAATCAAGTTTTTATGAACCTATTGAGTAATGCGATTGATGCCCTCAGAAGTAGCGATCGCATTACTCAGAAACATTTAACAGAGTCATGCCCCATTCCTAGCATTACGATTCGGACTCAAGTGCATCATTCTGATACCATCACGGTCTGCATTGCGGACAATGGCCCCGGAATTAGTGCTGAAGTCCAAGCTCGGCTCTTTGAACCTTTTTTTACCACTAAACCTGTCGGTAAAGGCACTGGCATTGGGCTTTCGATTAGTCAGCAAATTGTCACAGAAACTCATCAAGGGGCGCTTTGGTGTGTCTCAGAATTGGGTCAAGGTGCAGAATTTTGGCTGAAGCTACCGATTCACTCCTCAACGACGGTTCACTCATGA
- a CDS encoding acetamidase/formamidase family protein, with the protein MAEHQHGSDQDSSGYAMGFSRDPEAAKLDTLSVAETLRDAGHLHVLKATPETCFWGFFDQSLPPVLTIDSGDIVYVEALTHQAGGAPDLMMDSAVREVYDQVSDRGPGMHIMSGPIAVRGAEPGDTLVVKILKTTPRLPYGVNIAAHWGYLYNSFKKERLTIYKLDAEAGLAQPAFAYDFKSQPLYNHPGLIIPAEAANREPIKTQVSIPLRPHFGIMGVAPAQSGRISSVPPGLFGGNIDNWRMGAGATVYYPVFTPGANFFVGDPHMGQGDGEISGTAIEASMNAWLQVSLIKDFPVSSPLLETESHWITHGFDHDFDQAVSQCADQMLDFLQTKQKMSADEAYALMSVAVDFGITQMVNQRRGCHASLPKCLFLPTPDGHE; encoded by the coding sequence ATGGCAGAACATCAACATGGCTCTGATCAAGATTCATCTGGATATGCAATGGGCTTTAGCCGTGATCCGGAAGCAGCCAAGCTAGATACTTTATCGGTTGCAGAGACCTTAAGAGATGCCGGACATCTTCACGTCCTCAAAGCCACACCCGAAACTTGCTTCTGGGGCTTTTTTGATCAGTCCTTACCCCCTGTACTCACGATTGATTCAGGAGACATTGTCTATGTTGAAGCCTTGACGCATCAAGCTGGTGGCGCACCTGACCTGATGATGGATTCAGCGGTGCGAGAGGTTTACGACCAAGTGAGCGATCGTGGCCCTGGAATGCACATTATGAGCGGGCCAATTGCGGTTAGGGGAGCTGAGCCAGGAGATACCTTAGTCGTTAAAATTCTCAAGACCACGCCCCGCTTGCCTTACGGTGTCAATATTGCTGCTCATTGGGGCTATCTCTACAACAGCTTCAAAAAAGAGCGCCTGACTATTTACAAACTAGATGCCGAAGCGGGGCTGGCCCAACCTGCCTTTGCCTACGACTTCAAATCGCAGCCTTTATACAATCATCCTGGGCTGATCATCCCGGCTGAGGCGGCAAATCGCGAACCGATTAAAACTCAGGTTTCTATTCCCCTACGGCCTCACTTTGGCATCATGGGTGTTGCTCCTGCCCAGAGTGGTCGCATTAGTAGTGTCCCTCCGGGCCTGTTTGGTGGCAATATCGACAACTGGCGCATGGGCGCGGGCGCAACGGTTTACTATCCAGTTTTTACCCCTGGTGCTAATTTCTTTGTGGGCGATCCTCACATGGGGCAAGGAGATGGGGAAATTTCAGGCACCGCGATCGAAGCTTCGATGAACGCTTGGCTGCAAGTCTCCTTGATTAAGGATTTCCCAGTCAGCAGTCCACTACTAGAGACAGAATCTCATTGGATTACCCACGGTTTTGATCATGATTTCGACCAAGCGGTCAGCCAATGCGCGGATCAAATGCTGGACTTCTTGCAAACCAAACAGAAGATGAGTGCAGATGAAGCTTACGCCCTGATGTCAGTTGCAGTAGATTTTGGCATTACCCAAATGGTGAATCAGCGGCGGGGCTGTCACGCCTCACTTCCTAAGTGTCTTTTTCTCCCCACGCCTGATGGTCATGAGTGA